One genomic window of Euleptes europaea isolate rEulEur1 chromosome 10, rEulEur1.hap1, whole genome shotgun sequence includes the following:
- the TWIST2 gene encoding twist-related protein 2 produces MEESSCSTVSPVDSLGTNEGELERKAKRSGRKRRESKKSSEDGSPNASKRGKTSSPSAQSHEELRNQRILANIRERQRTQSLNEAFAALRKIIPTLPSDKLSKIQTLKLAARYIDFLYQVLESGETDTKITSSSYGAHERLSYAFSVWRMKGTW; encoded by the coding sequence ATGGAAGAAAGTTCTTGTTCTACTGTTTCCCCTGTGGATAGCTTGGGGACCAATGAAGGCGAACTAGAGAGGAAGGCAAAACGATctggaaggaagaggagagagagTAAAAAGTCCAGTGAAGATGGAAGCCCAAACGCAAGCAAAAGGGGGAAGACGTCCAGCCCAAGTGCCCAGTCCCACGAGGAACTCCGGAACCAAAGGATTCTTGCTAATATCAGAGAGAGGCAAAGGACTCAGTCCCTTAATGAGGCTTTCGCAGCCTTGAGGAAGATAATCCCAACGTTGCCTTCTGACAAACTCAGTAAAATCCAGACTCTCAAACTGGCTGCCAGGTACATAGACTTCCTTTACCAGGTGCTGGAGAGCGGTGAGACGGACACCAAGATCACCAGCTCCAGTTATGGAGCTCACGAGAGGCTCAGTTACGCCTTTTCTGTGTGGAGGATGAAAGGAACTTGGTAG